Below is a window of bacterium DNA.
GATTGTTTTGCTCAGTGGTTCATTGCGGTGTTTAGCTGAGCCGATGCAACGTTTTACGCAAGCCGAAGATTTGATTTGTTCGGAAACGGAAATCGTAAACAACCGATATACCGGCGAAATGAGTTCACTGCATCCGTACGGCGAAAACAAAAAGACATTAGCGATACGTTATTGTACAGATCATCAAATAGCTGAGAGAAACTGCCGGGCCTACGCCAATGAGTGGGCGGATCGTTTTCTTATGGAGGCTGTCGGAGAAGCGGTGGCCGTGGATCCGGATGAAAATTTAGAGCGACTTGCACGAATAAAAAAATGGAAACAAATTAACATATATCATGGCTAAATCTTTTTTTCTAAAACAGGCAGCTTGGTTTAAAGATTCTTTACAGGAGTTCACTGTCCCGGATGAGTTTGAAATTGACATGATAGCTCCAGTTGATGCCCCGGCATTGTCGCGGGACATGATAAAAGAGTCTATTTATCATCCCTTTGGTCCTTCGCTAAAAAATTTAACCCAAGGTAAGACCAAAATTGTTTTCGTGGTTGATGATCTCGGTCGCCCGACTCCAGCGCATGATATTATTCCTTATGTTTTAGAAATTTTAAGTACCTCCGGCGTGCTTTCGCAAGATATCTCATTTATAGTAGCAACGGGATCTCATCGACAACTTTCCCGCGAGGATATGGCGCGCAAAGTCGGTGCAACTATCGTTGACTCGTACCGTGTCACATGCCACGATGCATTCAAGTCACCATTAAAAGATCTCGGATATTCGAGAAATGGCTTTCCGTGTATTGCTAATAAAGAGGTTGCTGAGGCTGATCTTATTATAGGTATCGGTTGTGTTATTCCTCATTCGTGTCACGGATTTGGCGGAGGTGCGAAGCTTTTTTGTCCGGGTATTGCAGGTATGGAATCCATTGTCACCATGCACGGGTTTACGCCCAAACGGGGGCGAGGGAATATTGATAATCCAAAGAATGATTGGGATATGCGCTCGGCGTCGGAGGCATTTGTGGCAAAACTACCCCCGATTTTTCTCATTAATGTTGTCATGAATTCACAACGCGAAATAAGCGCTATTTTTTCAGGATCTATCCAGAACGTTTTTGAAGCCGCGCGAATAAAAGCGTCTGAAGTTTATAGAACAGAAATTTTGGAAGATCAAAAAACAAAATATGATGTGATTTTGATTAATGCTTACCCACTGGACTCAGATCCGGTGCAGTCTGCTAAAAGTCCTTGGGTGAAAAACATGTTTCCAGATACAATTCAAATTCATATCAACTCGTCTGCGGATGGTGTTGATTATCATGGTTGGAAAGTATTCAGGCGAAGTAATTGGTTCACCTTGGTTGTAGCGTCTATCGCTGAGGGCCTAACATTTCCAATAGTTCCCAAATTTTTTAATAATATTTCATCTTGGCCGATCATTCGTTTCCTCCGAGAACATTTGGTCCGACTGCTTGTACGAATATCACATGCGGATTTTGACACTTATTTATCGTGTCGAGTTGCGATTGAAAAGAGTAAGTCAAGAGAAGCATCGTCAGTATCAGGCCCGGATAGAAACCGTACCCCTTGGGTTTATTCAGAGTATTTTACGGATGCCGAATTCAAAAAAAAATACAGTAAAGGTACTCTATTTAAAGATTGGAAATCTGTAGTTGAAGGCATAAAAAAGTACTATCCCAAAGCCAAAATAGCTGTAGTCACTTGCGCACCGGTTCAAATTCCTGTGGTGAAAGGATCTCATGATAGCACTCATTGATGCACGTAATACTGATAGTTTCAGCAAACTTTTTGATATCACCTTGATTGAACGCATTCTTCGTCAGGTGTGGGTGGTCGGAGTTCGTGAAGCGTATCTGTACGCGCCTAAACAATCAGTAAATCTTAAAGGGGAATTTATAAAAAAATTTCCTATGAAATTTGGCGCGATTCGTGCATTAGATGAATTACCAAAAGATCAAAACGATGTTATGATTTTTGACGGTTCGGCTATTTATGATGATAGGATTATAGATGCTTTAACAAAATCTGAAAACGATGTTTCGATTATTGATGGACTTAATCCTGATACGCCCATAGCCGTTCGATACACTAATAATCAAACGTGGTCAAGTGTAACTATTAACGATAAAAAATTCACAGAAGTATTCAAAAGTTCGACCATAAAAGATATACAAACAATGGATACGTATGTCAAATTTTTACGTAAATCATACATCCCTACGTTACGTTTTGTAAAAGCAGAAGATAACCTGCGAACCATTGAGAATGATCTTTTCGAAAAAACATTTAAATCAGGTTTGGAGTGGATTGCAATATACGGGTATAAGATCCCGGTTCGCGAAATGACGAGATTATGTGCGAAAACATCCGTTACGCCGAATCAGATTACAGCCGTAGCCATATTCTGCCGATGGGCGTCTATACCTTTGTTATTTGGAGGTTGGCTTGCGCTCGGACTAAGTTTGATTGTATTATTTGTTGTTTTAGATTCTTTGGATGGCAAACTTGCCCGAATGACGTTTCGATTTAGTGAACATGCTGACTGGATTGATCATGGCTCCGTACTACCCACACGTCTTGGCTGGTATGCGGGGTTGGGATGGCACTACAGTTCTGGTGTATGGTCGTCACAAGCGGGTATGCTAACTATCATAACATTAGTTTGTATAGTTTTGGATGATCTCAATTGGGCTGTTGCCAAACGAATTTTTAAACGTACTCTTTTTGATATTACTGATTTTGATGCAAAAGCGCATTTGTTTACTCATCGCCGCAACGATATGTTTTTGATGCTTAGCGGTTATCTTATGGGGTTAGGGTTGTATTCGTTTTATTTAATTTGCGGGTGGGTCGTGGTCACGTGGATCTGGCATTGCACGCGAATTGTCTATTTATCGAACGATAGTAGCTTGTCAAAAGAAAGAAATTAATAAATCGAGATCTAAAATTGTTGAAATTAACAGCCCATATATTACTTACGAATGATTTTGAGCAATATGCTCACCGAGAGGTTTATGGAGTAA
It encodes the following:
- a CDS encoding haloacid dehalogenase-like hydrolase → IVLLSGSLRCLAEPMQRFTQAEDLICSETEIVNNRYTGEMSSLHPYGENKKTLAIRYCTDHQIAERNCRAYANEWADRFLMEAVGEAVAVDPDENLERLARIKKWKQINIYHG
- a CDS encoding DUF2088 domain-containing protein, with product MAKSFFLKQAAWFKDSLQEFTVPDEFEIDMIAPVDAPALSRDMIKESIYHPFGPSLKNLTQGKTKIVFVVDDLGRPTPAHDIIPYVLEILSTSGVLSQDISFIVATGSHRQLSREDMARKVGATIVDSYRVTCHDAFKSPLKDLGYSRNGFPCIANKEVAEADLIIGIGCVIPHSCHGFGGGAKLFCPGIAGMESIVTMHGFTPKRGRGNIDNPKNDWDMRSASEAFVAKLPPIFLINVVMNSQREISAIFSGSIQNVFEAARIKASEVYRTEILEDQKTKYDVILINAYPLDSDPVQSAKSPWVKNMFPDTIQIHINSSADGVDYHGWKVFRRSNWFTLVVASIAEGLTFPIVPKFFNNISSWPIIRFLREHLVRLLVRISHADFDTYLSCRVAIEKSKSREASSVSGPDRNRTPWVYSEYFTDAEFKKKYSKGTLFKDWKSVVEGIKKYYPKAKIAVVTCAPVQIPVVKGSHDSTH
- a CDS encoding CDP-alcohol phosphatidyltransferase family protein, translating into MIALIDARNTDSFSKLFDITLIERILRQVWVVGVREAYLYAPKQSVNLKGEFIKKFPMKFGAIRALDELPKDQNDVMIFDGSAIYDDRIIDALTKSENDVSIIDGLNPDTPIAVRYTNNQTWSSVTINDKKFTEVFKSSTIKDIQTMDTYVKFLRKSYIPTLRFVKAEDNLRTIENDLFEKTFKSGLEWIAIYGYKIPVREMTRLCAKTSVTPNQITAVAIFCRWASIPLLFGGWLALGLSLIVLFVVLDSLDGKLARMTFRFSEHADWIDHGSVLPTRLGWYAGLGWHYSSGVWSSQAGMLTIITLVCIVLDDLNWAVAKRIFKRTLFDITDFDAKAHLFTHRRNDMFLMLSGYLMGLGLYSFYLICGWVVVTWIWHCTRIVYLSNDSSLSKERN